The Arachis ipaensis cultivar K30076 chromosome B10, Araip1.1, whole genome shotgun sequence DNA window CGCAAACTCACTGCCAACCCCCCACCCCTCCTGGACCCCTTCACTGCCACCCCAGAACTCTCCCGTCGCACCTCTCACTATTCACAGACGACAATAAGCACTCACATCAACAATAATTGAATGTTCATGTGAATGATGCTGCTATATGGCCTAATTCTGGATAAACCATTTAGGTCAAAGTAGCCTTTCCCTTTTCCCTGTCCATTCCTCTCAGCTCAATGTCGATATTCAAAAAAGAGAGGACTCACCAAAGATATTGATAGAGACAGAATAGATGAGTGcaaaagatagattttaaatttgagGATTTGGTGGGAATAAAGTAATGCTTTGAGAAATATTGAATTTCTCTTGCATAAAGTTTTTCAAGAGGAGAATGTTAAGGGCCAACATCTTAATAAGGAAAAATGAGAGTTCCAAATTCAAGTCAAATCCAAGCAAATATAATGCAAAATTCAATGGAAAACTACATGTAAATTATTAAAGAACCAATCTTACTTGCGATTAATTCTTATGCAGAGAGCCAATGTCTTATGAGATATAATATGGTTTGGATTTTCTAGATTTCAAGTTCAAAATTGACATAATATCAAAACTAATTGGGCTCAAATTGCAGACTCACATTATTTGTAATTTGAATAATGATGATCTGCTCGAGTGATAATATGAATTTGCATTAATTTTATGAGTCTTCTAAAGACGTTGGATAAAAGAATATACATTTATGTTTACTTGCATTTCATTCAGTGTTTTGCCTGTGATTCGGATTAAGTATGAGAATTTGAAAGCATGATTCTCTAAGAGAATGAGCAAAAGCaaatagcaagaaaagtaaagaagtGAAATGAACCTTGGAAACCCTTGCCGATGGTGGTGCCGGAGACGTCAACAAGATCGCCCTCCTGGAAGATTTGGTCGAAGACGAGACGCTGGTTGGGCTGAAAAGCGTCGATGGAGAGAAGGCGAAACTCCTGAAGATGGCGCATGGCGATGGCACCAGCCTTCTGGAGATGACCCATTTCGGGTTTAGTCAATTTTCTGTCCCTCACCCTTTGGTACCCGACCTGGACTGCACTGTATCCGTCAGTTGCTTCCGTCTTCACCTGCGTCACGATATTGCCTTCCTTGAAGCCCACCACCGTCACAGGGACCACCTCTCCGTCGGCCTGGAAGTAGCTCATCATGCCCGCTCCCCGCTTTCAGTTTCAGAAACGACTTCGACTCCCGATTGCTCAACAAATCTGGGCTCCGCCAGTAACACCCTGATATCGCTGAACAAATCGACATTATTGACATCTGAACTTCACTTCGCTTTACGAGAGACACTCAGACGCCTGGTTGGGTTACGGAAGCATAGCCGATAAGCGTCTTATCCTTTTTTTCTGTTCCCCTATAAAATGGATACATATACCCGACCCAAATCCGGGCTTTTagttaatgaaaaagaaaagtgttattttaggttttaattttttttttgttaaattttaattataccCGACCGAGAATCAGCGCGTAAATTGAGCAACGGCCACGATTCCCTCGACATATGCAGAGTCCTCAATGGACTGTGGCGGACCAGCGGAGGCTGGGGCCGTATCGACCGAGACCACGCCGTCCACGCCATGCTCCGCTACGCCGACGCCGGTCTCTCCACCTTCGACATGGCCGATCACTGTAAGttatactctctctctctctctctctctctctgacgtGTAGATTTCCATCTGAATCTGATTATGaattacaattaattaattaatcaatggATAAAATATGTACTTTAGTTATGGCTGAATTTTGATCTATGCAATGCATAgcagaatttttaaaaatatatgtgatTAATGTATTGGATAGTTTAAAATAAATCATAGTATGAAACTAtgaatatattaatattattaaaaaagaaaaggtGATAGTCATAAAAAATTTGGAGCCACATAAGCTGAAGCCTAAGGATACTGCTATAGTCACTGAAGCAATCTGGAAATGTCCGAGTTATTGATGCGGCTTTCTTTGAGCAAATTTACTTTCACTGGGAATGGAACAGCAACGGCTAGGAGATACAAGCATGTGAGTTCATGCCAGTGTGTGCTAACAGAGGATAAGCAAAGGATTGTTGTCAAGAATGGGAAGGATGCGTTGGATATATGTCGCGTTGTTAATGGGATGTGGCAGACGAGTGGCGGGTGGGGAAGAATTGAGAGGGATGGTGCTGTTGATGCTATGCTTAGATATGgtacgcgtaccttgcgcgtacgTGTCGACTTGCACTGCCTCCTTTCACGCGTTTGCGCCAAAGACGCTTCCGCGTCGATGCCTACCTGgtccacccacgcgcacgcgttctgaacgtgtacgcgtggattcaaaatcgaTGACACCCCTACGCGCAAGCCCTAATCCAGTCGCGTCCCTTTACCCCTTCAACTTCAACGTTCcattttctccttcttctccctCGAATTACCCAGAACCTCCATCGCCACCCTCTCAAC harbors:
- the LOC107623718 gene encoding 50S ribosomal protein L3-1, chloroplastic, whose product is MMSYFQADGEVVPVTVVGFKEGNIVTQVKTEATDGYSAVQVGYQRVRDRKLTKPEMGHLQKAGAIAMRHLQEFRLLSIDAFQPNQRLVFDQIFQEGDLVDVSGTTIGKGFQGGIKRHNFKRGLMTHGSKSHRQLGSIGAGTTPGRVYKGKKMPGRMGGTKRKIRKLKIVKIDKDLNVVMIKGAVPGKPGNLLRITPAKIVGKNIPKN